In the genome of Anomalospiza imberbis isolate Cuckoo-Finch-1a 21T00152 chromosome 27, ASM3175350v1, whole genome shotgun sequence, one region contains:
- the DOHH gene encoding deoxyhypusine hydroxylase produces MVTEQEVEAIGRTLLDAARPLPARFRALFTLRNLGGRAAVEWIGRAFGDGSALLKHELAFCLGQMQDEAAIPVLIRVLEDTAQEPMVRHEAGEALGAIGNPDVLDVLKRYSQDPVVEVAETCQLAVRRLEWLQNNKEKPGSSPYLSVDPAPPAEETDVAKLREILLDESQELFERYRAMFALRNVGGQAAVLALAEGLRCGSALFRHEIGYVLGQLQDEACVPQLTAALCSRAESPMVRHECAEALGSIAQPSCLRALRAFAGDEERVVRESCQVALDMYEYENGAQFQYADGLCKLQASS; encoded by the exons ATGGTGACGGAGCAGGAGGTGGAGGCCATCGGCCGCACGCTGCTGGACGCGGCGCGGCCCCTGCCCGCCCGGTTCCGGGCCCTCTTCACCCTGCGGAACCTGGGCGGCCGCGCGGCCGTGGAGTGGATCGGGCGCGCCTTTGGGGACGGCTCGGCGCTGCTGAAGCACGAGCTGGCCTTTTGCCTGGGCCAGATGCAGGACGAGGCGGCCATCCCGGTGCTCATCCGCGTGCTGGAGGACACGGCCCAGGAGCCCATGGTCAGGCACGAGGCAG GTGAAGCCCTGGGTGCTATCGGGAACCCCGACGTGCTGGATGTCCTGAAACGCTATTCCCAGGATCCTGTGGTCGAG gtggCAGAGACGTGCCAGCTGGCCGTGAGGAGGCTGGAGTGGCTGCAGAACAACAAGGAGAAGCCAGGCAGCAGCCCGTACCTCTCTGTAGATCCTGCTCCCCCCGCTGAGGAGACAGATGTTGCCAAGCTCCGGGAGATCCTCCTGGATGAGTCCCAGGAACTGTTTGAGCGCTACCGGGCCATGTTTGCTCTCCGGAATGTGGGGGgccaggctgctgtgctggcactggcagaag GGCTGCGCTGCGGCAGCGCGCTGTTCCGCCACGAGATCGGCTAcgtgctggggcagctgcaggacGAGGCGTGTGTCCCCCAGCTGACAGCCGCCCTGTGCAGCCGCGCCGAGAGCCCCATGGTGCGGCACGAGTGCGCCGAGGCGCTGGGCTCCATagcccagccctcctgcctgcGGGCCCTGCGCGCCTTCGCCGGCGACGAGGAGCGCGTGGTGCGCGAGAGCTGCCAGGTGGCCCTGGACATGTACGAGTATGAGAACGGCGCCCAGTTCCAGTATGCTGACGGGCTCTGCAAGCTGCAGGCCTCCTCCTGA
- the SMIM24 gene encoding small integral membrane protein 24 yields the protein MPKLLQPLSLLVLLVLASTAQGQAGTGPKVLQPWLIGLTAVVVFLFIVFVVLLVNRLWNLRKKRKENDHAQTLETDRLGRSGHVNRAAEDWEELSDKQQSTATSF from the exons ATGCCAAAGCTCTTGCAGCCCCTCTCGCTCCTGGTCCTGCTCGTCCTCGCTTCCACCGCCCAGGGACAGGCTG GCACGGGCCCCAAGGTGCTGCAGCCGTGGCTCATTGGCCTCACGGCCGTCGTCGTCTTCCTCTTCATCGTCTTTGTGGTGCTGCTCGTTAACCGGCTCTGGAATCTCAGGAAGAAGAG GAAGGAGAACGACCACGCGCAGACCCTGGAGACTGACAG GCTGGGGCGCTCCGGCCACGTCAACCGGGCGGCTGAGGACTGGGAGGAGCTGAGCGACAAGCAGCAGAGCACGGCCACGTCCTTCTGA
- the LOC137462911 gene encoding uncharacterized protein translates to MRERLLVLLCALARRRRRRAGAMAGNGTGNGSGAGSGSGAGAGGWDGPQRRAWLRHYYSQRQKRLMTLLIAHRRRTSCCFYPRAWPSLRSTDWWEQVVLKEFGPQDWLEKFRMSKETFFYICNQLRPGLAPHSTHFHPTLPLEKRVAVALWHLATNVEYQTLSPLFGVGPSTVQSCVREVSYAVVLLLKPLYLRLPDEKELENMVRIFCTRWGFPHCIGALDSLHIPIHPPLRLTADYCNGQGWHSILTQATVDGLGQFWDVSTAFPGSMENSAVLESSSLWVLAKEGRLCPNPPKHFMGKAQKYVLLGDATYPLQDWILKPYQEDENLTQRQLQFNYRLKRAHSVIENAFLRLKARWQILLKCDDCSLELLPTLVLACCILHNVCEAHDNPFNEEWLEGTEPTELPKPCQPAPAAMEDTRAEQVRELMCQYFESCGEG, encoded by the exons AtgcgggagcggctgctggTGCTCCTGTGCGCGctggcgcggcggcggcggcggcgcgccGGGGCCATGGCCGGGAACGGCACCGGGAACGGGAGCGGCGCCGGCAGCGGGAGCGGCGCCGGCGCCGGGGGCTGGGACGGGCCGCAGCGGCGCGCCTGGCTCCGGCACTACTACAGCCAGCGGCAGAAGCGGCTCATGACG cTCCTCATCGCTCACCGGAGGAGAACCAGCTGCTGTTTCTACCCCCGCGCCTGGCCCAGCCTCAGGAGCACGGACTGGTGGGAGCAGGTGGTCCTGAAGGAGTTTGGGCCCCAGGACTGGCTGGAGAAGTTTCGGATGTCCAAAGAGACTTTCTTCTACATCTGCAACCAGCTGCGGCCTGGGCTGGCTCCGCACAGCACCCACTTCCACCCCACCCTGCCACTGGAGAAAAGGGTGGCTGTGGCCCTGTGGCACTTGGCCACCAACGTGGAGTACCAGACTCTGAGCCCGCTCTTTGGCGTGGGGCCCTCCACGGTGCAGAGCTGTGTCCGGGAGGTGAGCTATGCTGTCGTCTTGCTGCTGAAGCCGCTTTACCTCCGGCTGCCTGACGAGAAGGAGCTGGAGAACATGGTGCGCATCTTCTGCACGCGCTGGGGCTTCCCGCACTGCATCGGGGCACTGGACAGCCTGCACATCCCCATCCACCCGCCCCTGCGCCTCACCGCCGACTACTGCAACGGCCAGGGCTGGCACTCCATCCTCACGCAGGCCACCGTGGATGGgctggggcagttctgggaCGTCTCCACCGCCTTTCCAGGCAGCATGGAGAACAGCGCTGTCCTGGAGAGCTCCAGCCTGTGGGTGCTGGCCAAAGAGGGCCGGCTGTGCCCCAACCCTCCCAAGCATTTCATGGGGAAGGCACAGAAGTACGTGCTGCTGGGCGATGCCACGTACCCCCTGCAAGACTGGATCCTCAAGCCCTACCAGGAGGACGAGAACCTCACCCAGCGCCAGCTGCAGTTCAACTACCGCCTGAAACGGGCCCACAGCGTGATCGAGAACGCCTTCCTGCGCCTCAAGGCGCGCTGGCAGATCCTCCTCAAGTGTGACGAttgcagcctggagctgctgcccaccctCGTCCTTGCCTGCTGCATCCTGCACAACGTCTGCGAGGCCCACGACAACCCCTTCAACGAGGAGTGGCTGGAGGGCACCGAGCCCACCGAGCTGCCCAAGCCCTGCCAGCCCGCGCCGGCCGCCATGGAGGACACCCGGGCTGAGCAAGTGCGTGAGCTCATGTGCCAGTACTTCGAGAGCTGCGGGGAGGGCTGA
- the SMIM44 gene encoding small integral membrane protein 44 → MALAGGNPLPGTGGARGPRHLLQSPPEEDGVLYVDYKPPALDSIHLPRHVLYLMMAATLVLVVAYAIVGHLIKDLVHDFADWAFGPKPEEKAGMAEGPVPEAEWLEKDEELAEQKVEDDGSGILPGTDIPLRPLAPRSSVSFAESPEKRFF, encoded by the exons atggccctggcagggggtaatcccctccctggcactgggggggcacgggggcCACGGCACTTGCTGCAGTCCCCCCCTGAGGAGGACGGGGTGCTGTACGTGGATTACAagccccctgccctggacaGCATCCACCTGCCCCGCCATGTCCTGTACCTGATGATGGCGGCAACACTGGTGCTGGTGGTGGCATATGCCATCGTGGGGCACCTCATCAAGGACCTGGTGCACGACTTCGCCG ACTGGGCATTTGGGCCCAAGCcggaggagaaggcagggatgGCCGAAGGCCCCGTGCCAGAGGCAGAGTGGCTGGAGAAGGACGAGGAGCTGGCGGAGCAGAAGGTGGAGGATGATGGCAGCGGCATCCTGCCCGGCACGGACATCCCGCTGCGGCCGCTCGCTCCACGCAGCTCCGTCTCCTTTGCCGAGTCCCCTGAGAAGAGGTTCTTCTAG